A genomic window from Fibrobacterota bacterium includes:
- a CDS encoding uroporphyrinogen-III synthase, with the protein MAERILAVVRSAEPDERRSVDGWDVRQIVVCQQESIEIDAARLEKALEGVQALAVTSPRAALWLDGRTESVFRDLPVLTAGERTASFLPGWNTFVPPEGAVGGRAVAALAGSEGISKLLFTGASETAGTLEEACREAGIQCEHLAVYKTRFVDSIPHADLEALRGATAVAFLAPSAVDALVRLRPDVVLELARRPTTAAGEKTLAALRRWGWQDVREAEGPALEELAAAVDDPVSATEG; encoded by the coding sequence TTGGCTGAACGGATTTTGGCGGTGGTGCGCAGTGCCGAACCGGACGAACGACGATCGGTGGATGGCTGGGATGTGCGGCAGATCGTGGTTTGCCAGCAGGAGTCCATCGAGATCGATGCCGCGCGTCTGGAAAAGGCCTTGGAAGGCGTGCAAGCCTTGGCGGTGACCAGTCCGCGCGCCGCGCTGTGGCTGGATGGTCGAACGGAATCTGTCTTTCGTGATCTTCCCGTGCTGACCGCCGGGGAGCGCACCGCGTCGTTTCTGCCGGGCTGGAACACCTTTGTTCCGCCCGAGGGTGCGGTGGGAGGCCGGGCGGTGGCCGCCTTGGCCGGATCGGAAGGGATCTCCAAGCTCCTGTTCACCGGGGCCTCGGAAACGGCCGGCACCCTCGAGGAAGCCTGCCGTGAGGCGGGGATCCAGTGCGAACATCTGGCCGTCTACAAGACACGTTTTGTCGATTCGATCCCGCATGCGGACCTCGAGGCCTTGCGTGGCGCGACGGCGGTTGCCTTCTTGGCGCCCTCGGCGGTGGACGCCCTGGTGCGCTTGCGGCCGGACGTGGTGCTGGAATTGGCCCGCCGTCCCACCACGGCAGCGGGTGAGAAAACCCTGGCGGCGTTGCGTCGGTGGGGATGGCAGGATGTGCGCGAGGCCGAAGGTCCCGCGTTGGAAGAACTGGCCGCGGCGGTCGACGACCCCGTGTCCGCGACGGAAGGATAG
- the hemC gene encoding hydroxymethylbilane synthase, whose translation MTNSAVLRAGTRGSLLAWTQAGWAADRLMEHHAGLSVERVRIETRGDKDQHTPLATLPGTGLFVKELEAALVAGEVDFAIHSLKDVPFETAPGCELHYIAREDARDALIGPHGSLEALPQGAQVGTGSPRRIAQLRHARPDLQFSDLRGNLDTRLRRLEEGRFDAIVLACAGLERLGWGSRISHRLDPEVCLPAFGQGILALECRTDRTDVSQMLSAACDPSVRPCAQAERELMRALGGGCKLALAALATVDAGTLLLRGLVGDHHDGRVVRDRWEGPVEQSLAGAVELAERLRAAASREGISIG comes from the coding sequence ATGACAAATTCTGCTGTTTTGCGGGCCGGGACCCGTGGCTCCCTGCTGGCCTGGACCCAGGCTGGTTGGGCGGCCGATCGTTTGATGGAACACCACGCGGGGTTGTCGGTGGAACGCGTGCGCATCGAAACCCGAGGCGACAAGGACCAACACACCCCGTTGGCGACCCTGCCCGGAACGGGATTGTTCGTGAAAGAATTGGAGGCCGCTCTGGTGGCGGGTGAGGTGGATTTTGCCATCCATTCGCTGAAGGATGTGCCGTTTGAAACCGCTCCCGGCTGCGAGCTCCACTACATCGCGCGGGAAGACGCCCGCGATGCGCTGATCGGGCCACATGGATCCTTGGAGGCGCTTCCGCAGGGCGCTCAGGTGGGAACCGGGTCGCCGCGTCGGATCGCGCAATTGCGCCACGCCCGGCCGGACCTGCAATTTTCCGATCTGCGCGGGAACCTCGACACCCGCCTACGACGCCTGGAAGAAGGCCGATTCGACGCCATCGTGCTGGCCTGTGCGGGCTTGGAACGCCTGGGCTGGGGTAGCCGCATTTCGCACCGGCTGGATCCGGAAGTCTGCCTGCCGGCCTTCGGTCAGGGAATCCTGGCTTTGGAGTGCCGGACGGATCGCACCGATGTGAGTCAAATGTTGTCTGCCGCCTGCGATCCTTCCGTGCGCCCTTGCGCCCAGGCGGAGCGTGAATTGATGCGCGCCCTGGGTGGCGGATGCAAGCTCGCCTTGGCCGCCTTGGCGACGGTGGATGCAGGCACCTTGCTGTTGCGCGGTCTGGTGGGCGACCACCACGATGGTCGCGTGGTGCGCGATCGCTGGGAAGGCCCGGTGGAGCAATCGCTGGCGGGCGCGGTGGAACTGGCCGAACGCTTGCGGGCGGCGGCCTCTCGGGAGGGGATCTCCATTGGCTGA
- a CDS encoding glutamyl-tRNA reductase: protein MATERPVFHAGAAGVSWKTAPAELRDRCLLPPERADQLTLAIRSRGAREVVVLSTCNRVEVWTASEDPERTALQVLDVWSEVCGLEPGWTDRAYVHHHEAAVEHIYRVAASVDSLVLGETQIPSQVRLAWERCRDAGQCGFFLGKLVQGALTASKRVRSQTRLGEGALSVAGAAVDLARKISGNVERLTVGIVGAGEMAELALSGFVRAGARKFVYANRTPENLRRFTTLHPGRIEGLGALDKVLAECDVVVAATGSPGFVITHPLAALAMRGRRRPLFLLDIAAPRDIDPEVVRCPGVFLYGIDDLEQVVDKNRLSRGGEAQVAETMLATEVERFRIWWRSLAVVPVLAQVRDQMHAVAQAEVDRFHHRVRQAHTDEDLRMELQDFAQALANKFLHPPTVGARRAAAEGRELEVAAALRELFLHGDAT, encoded by the coding sequence GTGGCTACTGAGCGGCCTGTTTTCCATGCCGGTGCCGCAGGGGTTTCCTGGAAGACCGCACCCGCGGAACTTCGCGATCGATGCTTGCTTCCACCGGAGCGCGCCGATCAGCTGACCCTGGCCATTCGCTCGCGGGGTGCGCGCGAGGTGGTGGTGCTTTCCACGTGCAATCGTGTGGAGGTTTGGACCGCTTCGGAAGACCCCGAGCGCACCGCCCTCCAGGTGCTGGACGTCTGGAGCGAGGTCTGCGGGTTGGAGCCGGGCTGGACGGATCGTGCCTATGTGCATCACCACGAAGCTGCGGTGGAGCACATCTATCGCGTGGCCGCTTCGGTGGACTCCCTGGTGTTGGGCGAAACCCAGATCCCCAGTCAAGTGCGGCTTGCCTGGGAGCGCTGCCGCGACGCTGGCCAATGCGGATTCTTCTTGGGCAAGCTCGTGCAAGGGGCGTTGACTGCCTCCAAGCGGGTGCGTTCCCAAACCCGGCTGGGCGAAGGGGCGTTGTCGGTGGCAGGAGCCGCGGTCGATCTGGCTCGCAAGATCTCCGGCAACGTCGAGCGGCTCACGGTGGGTATCGTCGGGGCGGGAGAAATGGCCGAACTTGCCCTGTCCGGGTTCGTGCGCGCGGGTGCCCGCAAGTTCGTGTACGCCAATCGCACGCCGGAAAACCTGCGCCGGTTCACCACGCTGCACCCCGGGCGCATCGAAGGATTGGGCGCTTTGGACAAGGTGCTGGCCGAATGCGACGTGGTGGTGGCCGCCACGGGATCGCCAGGTTTTGTCATCACCCATCCGCTGGCCGCGCTTGCCATGCGGGGCCGCCGCCGACCGTTGTTCCTGCTGGACATCGCCGCGCCGCGCGACATCGATCCCGAGGTGGTCCGCTGTCCTGGCGTGTTCCTGTACGGAATCGACGATCTGGAACAGGTGGTGGACAAAAATCGTCTCTCGCGCGGAGGCGAGGCCCAGGTGGCGGAAACCATGCTCGCCACGGAAGTGGAGCGGTTCCGGATCTGGTGGCGTTCGTTGGCGGTGGTGCCGGTCTTGGCACAGGTGCGCGACCAGATGCACGCGGTGGCGCAGGCGGAAGTGGACCGGTTCCACCACCGGGTGCGCCAGGCACACACGGACGAGGATCTGCGCATGGAGCTGCAGGATTTCGCCCAGGCCTTGGCCAACAAATTCCTGCACCCTCCCACCGTGGGGGCCCGGCGCGCCGCCGCCGAAGGACGCGAGCTGGAAGTGGCCGCGGCGTTGCGCGAACTGTTCCTGCATGGAGACGCGACATGA